One Gloeocapsopsis sp. IPPAS B-1203 genomic window, AAATTGGCCTATATTACTGTGGATGCTAACTGCTGCGGCAATTAAAACCAATCGTCAAGAACTTGCCCAAAAAGCGATCGCGATCGCTGAAGAACGTTTAGGTAAAGATCAATGGCCTGAATACTACGATGGTAAAAATGGGCGATTAATTGGCAAAGAATCAAGAAGATATCAAACTTGGAGCATTGCTGGGTATTTAGCAGCAAAAGATATGATAGATAATCCAGCATTAATTGAATTAATGAGCTTTGATGAAAATCCTGAGTTTTTAACTTGTTAAACTACTGTAGGGATAGATAAAGAAAATTTCCTCAAAAGGGTAATCAGCCGCACATACTGGTATTTTATGTCTAGTATTCCCAAATCTCATAACTCAACGCAAACACCACATAGTGGTTATCACTGGGATGGTAGCGATCGCCGTTTCTTTGAAGGTTGGTATTACCGTGTAACTTTACCTGATTGCGGGCAAACTTTTGCTTTCATGTACTCTATTGAAGATCCGATTGGTGGTAAACCTTATAGTGGCGGTGCAGCCCAAATTTTAGGTCCTGATGATGAATATCTCTGGCGGACTTTTCCAGATGTGCAGGGTTTTTGGGCAAATTCATCTAAACTCGAATTAGGACATTGGGGTAAAACTGATTTACGTACTCAGCCAACATTATTACTTCCTAATGAATTTGACAGTCGGATAAAAGAAGGCTACCAAGCTACAGCTACACTTAATCAGGGAATTATTCACAACCCTGCAACTGGATATTGTCGTTGGGAGTACGAAATTAAGCCAGTATACGGTTGGGGAAATAAAGGCGAACTCCAAAAATCAACGGCTGGTTTATTGTCATCTTTGCCTATTTTTGAACCTGGATGGCAGATTTTAATGGCACATGGGCTAGCTTCTGGTTGGATTGATTGGAACGGTAAACGCTATGAATTTACTGACGCCCCTGCTTATGGAGAAAAAAATTGGGGTGGTGCTTTTCCCAAAAAGTGGTTTTGGGTGAATTGCAATTGTTTTGAAGGCGAACCTGACTTAGCTTTAACTGCTGGTGGCGGTAGACGAGGCGTGTTGTGGTGGATGGAATCGGTGGCGATGATTGGTGTTCACTATCAAGGGAAGTTTTATGAATTCGTGCCCTGGAACTCGCAAGTTTCTTGGCAAATTCAGCCTTGGGGTGGATGGCGAATGCAAGCTACTAATTCTGAATATGAAGTAACTGTGACTGGAACGACAGATTTACCTGGTACTCCTCTACGTGCGCCAACAGAAAACGGTTTGATGTTTGCGTGTAAAGATACGATGCAGGGTGAGGTGAGATTAGAGTTGCGATCGCGTACTTCCAATCAATCAATTATTACTGCTTATAGTTCTCTATGTGGCTTAGAAACTGGCGGTAATCCTTGGGATACAACTTGGTATTCTAG contains:
- a CDS encoding tocopherol cyclase family protein; translation: MSSIPKSHNSTQTPHSGYHWDGSDRRFFEGWYYRVTLPDCGQTFAFMYSIEDPIGGKPYSGGAAQILGPDDEYLWRTFPDVQGFWANSSKLELGHWGKTDLRTQPTLLLPNEFDSRIKEGYQATATLNQGIIHNPATGYCRWEYEIKPVYGWGNKGELQKSTAGLLSSLPIFEPGWQILMAHGLASGWIDWNGKRYEFTDAPAYGEKNWGGAFPKKWFWVNCNCFEGEPDLALTAGGGRRGVLWWMESVAMIGVHYQGKFYEFVPWNSQVSWQIQPWGGWRMQATNSEYEVTVTGTTDLPGTPLRAPTENGLMFACKDTMQGEVRLELRSRTSNQSIITAYSSLCGLETGGNPWDTTWYSS